The proteins below come from a single Streptomyces sp. MRC013 genomic window:
- a CDS encoding DUF4230 domain-containing protein, with protein MENSDEKLPRTAAARRGTPWWFTVPAVLLTLAVLFTVAGRFGALPGWAGLFGEETRDRSGPVLLQSIQDLSRYEGAAGSYQIVVDLEKDARFLPDAIRGTRTLYVAAGTVGAYVDLGRTGPEDVTVDEARTSAVIRLPRAVLGPPALDPERSYAVSKQRGLLDRLGDLFSDNPNDERAVQRLAAQRIGEAARGSGLTERAERNTTAMLKGLLGSLGFERVTVTYG; from the coding sequence GTGGAGAATTCCGACGAAAAGCTCCCGCGGACGGCGGCCGCGCGCCGCGGGACCCCGTGGTGGTTCACCGTCCCCGCCGTCCTGCTCACACTGGCGGTCCTGTTCACCGTGGCGGGGCGGTTCGGCGCCCTGCCCGGCTGGGCCGGCCTCTTCGGCGAGGAGACCCGCGACCGCTCCGGGCCCGTGCTCCTCCAGTCCATCCAGGACCTCAGCCGTTACGAGGGCGCCGCGGGCTCCTACCAGATCGTGGTGGACCTGGAGAAGGACGCGAGATTCCTGCCGGACGCCATCCGCGGCACGCGCACGCTGTACGTGGCGGCCGGCACCGTCGGCGCGTACGTCGACCTGGGGAGGACCGGGCCCGAGGACGTCACCGTGGACGAGGCGCGCACCTCCGCCGTGATCCGGCTGCCGCGCGCCGTGCTGGGCCCGCCGGCCCTGGACCCGGAGCGGTCCTACGCGGTGTCCAAGCAGCGCGGCCTGCTGGACCGGCTCGGCGACCTCTTCTCCGACAACCCCAACGACGAGCGTGCCGTGCAGAGGCTGGCGGCCCAGCGGATCGGGGAGGCCGCGCGGGGGAGCGGACTCACCGAGAGGGCCGAGCGGAACACCACCGCGATGCTGAAGGGCCTCCTCGGTTCCCTGGGGTTCGAGCGGGTGACGGTGACCTACGGCTGA
- a CDS encoding SpoIIE family protein phosphatase, translating to MTASDTRSGSGPAGAPHTGPGTAADRAEGSARHPAPYSAAAPPAPGAEQDSAVGRLAATVERLRREVRAAQAAADGRALIELAKGVLIERLRCGPAQAARQLSELAEQAGVAPLELAADIVNQAARDHVAEVVDDFVRRTGGTPSREDGDASVAVRLRTAESAALAAGDTQRMAESLLEHALAPLGATGAAVWTAGPDGSLTLSGHAGFGTEEAGRWWYVPPGVATVARRALDCRETVWITSLTGSGVPSIGRSQYPQGGRVAMPAGTGGRVHGVLEICWPAPIGPQPQPVVRQLEALAELCAHTLETLPSSTVYPPGISREFADVSELADLADGLYDPALVLTPHLDAEGRLADFRIRHVNHRFQDPAGRPRSAVSGALLLEAYPMAAGESDLFGKVERVYATGEPFRARRTTLTALVDQVPLALFADISVSRHGGGVLLIWRIEDETARLARLLQHAQRLGRVGGFEEDLATGEITWNGQLFSLYGRPQAEGPVSLQDLTSYAHPDDGVAIGRFLRAVLHHGRPDSVAFRLQRPDGVTRHIRVIAEPVLDDGRLVAVRGAYQDISSQHWTEVALAATRDQLAQTEQEAAERNRLALQLQHAIMPPTRSPLDVPGLDVAVRYRPAESESLVGGDWYDMVVLPSKHILLCVGDVAGHGIEAATGMVVLRNALRGLAVTGAGPAQLLSWLNMVAHHLTEQVTATAVCGVYDPATRVLRWARAGHLPPVLVREETAEPLPMPQGLLLGALSEAEYEESVVTLEPGDSLLMYTDGLVERRDTAVQDSLNQLLTTARGPAPSLGNRLDRLLTHSRSDTDDDTCLIGIHIE from the coding sequence CCGCGCCGTACTCCGCGGCCGCGCCCCCGGCCCCCGGGGCGGAGCAGGACTCCGCGGTCGGCCGGCTGGCCGCCACCGTGGAGCGCCTGCGGCGGGAGGTGCGCGCCGCGCAGGCGGCCGCCGACGGGCGGGCGCTGATCGAACTCGCCAAGGGCGTGCTGATCGAGCGGCTGCGCTGCGGGCCGGCCCAGGCCGCCCGGCAGCTGTCCGAACTCGCCGAGCAGGCCGGGGTGGCACCGCTGGAACTGGCGGCCGACATCGTCAACCAGGCCGCCCGGGACCACGTCGCCGAGGTCGTCGACGACTTCGTCCGCCGTACCGGCGGGACCCCGTCCCGGGAGGACGGCGACGCGTCCGTCGCCGTGCGGCTGCGTACGGCGGAGAGCGCCGCGCTGGCCGCCGGAGACACGCAGAGGATGGCCGAGTCCCTGCTGGAGCACGCGCTGGCGCCGCTCGGCGCGACGGGCGCCGCCGTCTGGACGGCAGGCCCGGACGGATCCCTCACCCTCTCCGGCCACGCCGGCTTCGGCACGGAGGAGGCGGGCCGCTGGTGGTACGTGCCCCCGGGCGTGGCGACGGTGGCCCGGCGGGCGCTCGACTGCCGGGAGACGGTGTGGATCACCTCCCTGACCGGCTCCGGGGTCCCCTCGATCGGCCGCTCCCAGTACCCCCAGGGCGGCCGCGTGGCCATGCCCGCGGGCACGGGCGGCCGCGTCCACGGCGTGCTGGAGATCTGCTGGCCCGCCCCGATCGGCCCGCAGCCCCAGCCCGTGGTGCGGCAGCTGGAGGCGCTCGCCGAGCTCTGCGCGCACACCCTGGAGACCCTCCCGTCCTCCACGGTCTACCCGCCGGGGATCTCGCGGGAGTTCGCCGACGTGTCGGAGCTGGCGGACCTGGCCGACGGGCTGTACGACCCGGCACTGGTCCTCACCCCCCACCTGGACGCGGAGGGGCGGCTCGCCGACTTCCGCATCCGCCACGTCAACCACCGCTTCCAGGACCCGGCCGGCCGCCCGCGCAGCGCGGTCTCCGGCGCGCTGCTGCTGGAGGCCTATCCCATGGCCGCCGGGGAGAGCGACCTCTTCGGCAAGGTGGAGCGCGTCTACGCGACCGGCGAGCCGTTCCGGGCACGGCGGACGACGCTGACGGCGCTCGTCGACCAGGTCCCCCTCGCACTGTTCGCGGACATCAGCGTCAGCCGGCACGGCGGCGGCGTCCTGCTCATCTGGCGCATCGAGGACGAGACCGCGCGCCTCGCCCGCCTGCTGCAGCACGCCCAGCGCCTGGGCCGCGTCGGCGGCTTCGAAGAGGACCTGGCGACCGGCGAGATCACGTGGAACGGCCAGTTGTTCTCGCTGTACGGAAGACCGCAGGCCGAGGGGCCGGTGTCGCTCCAGGACCTGACCTCGTACGCGCATCCGGACGACGGGGTGGCGATCGGCCGGTTCCTGCGGGCGGTCCTGCACCACGGCCGCCCCGACAGCGTGGCGTTCCGGCTGCAGCGCCCCGACGGCGTCACCCGGCACATCAGGGTCATCGCCGAGCCCGTCCTCGACGACGGCCGCCTGGTCGCGGTCCGCGGCGCGTACCAGGACATCTCGTCGCAGCACTGGACCGAGGTGGCGCTCGCCGCGACGCGCGACCAGCTCGCCCAGACCGAGCAGGAGGCGGCCGAGCGCAACCGGCTGGCGCTGCAGCTCCAGCACGCCATCATGCCGCCCACCCGCTCCCCGCTCGACGTGCCGGGCCTCGACGTCGCCGTGCGGTACCGGCCCGCCGAATCCGAGTCGCTGGTCGGCGGCGACTGGTACGACATGGTCGTCCTGCCGTCGAAGCACATCCTGCTCTGCGTCGGCGACGTCGCGGGCCACGGCATCGAGGCGGCCACCGGCATGGTGGTGCTGCGCAACGCGCTGCGCGGGCTGGCGGTCACCGGAGCCGGCCCCGCCCAGCTGCTGTCCTGGCTCAACATGGTGGCCCACCACCTCACGGAGCAGGTCACGGCCACCGCGGTGTGCGGCGTGTACGACCCCGCGACGCGGGTGCTGCGCTGGGCGCGGGCCGGGCACCTCCCGCCCGTCCTGGTGCGCGAGGAGACGGCCGAGCCGCTGCCGATGCCCCAGGGCCTCCTCCTGGGGGCGCTCTCCGAGGCCGAGTACGAGGAGAGCGTGGTCACGCTCGAACCGGGCGACTCCCTTCTCATGTACACCGACGGCCTCGTCGAGAGGCGCGACACCGCCGTGCAGGACTCGCTCAACCAGCTCCTGACCACGGCGCGGGGCCCGGCGCCGTCGCTGGGGAACCGGCTGGACCGGCTGCTGACGCACAGTCGCTCCGACACGGACGACGACACGTGCCTGATCGGCATCCACATCGAGTGA
- a CDS encoding TIGR03618 family F420-dependent PPOX class oxidoreductase, translating into MSRPPLPEDAVAVLRKPNPAVLATLRPDGQPVSAATWYLWEDDGRVLVNMDEGRRRLGHLRRDPRVTLTVLDEGSWYTHVTLVGRVAELREDEGLADIDRLSRHYLGREYRRRDRGRVSAWIEVERWHGWGALKDNNQAV; encoded by the coding sequence ATGTCCAGACCGCCGCTGCCCGAGGACGCCGTCGCCGTGCTGCGCAAGCCGAACCCGGCCGTGCTGGCGACGCTGCGCCCCGACGGCCAGCCGGTTTCGGCGGCGACGTGGTACCTGTGGGAGGACGACGGCCGGGTACTGGTCAACATGGACGAGGGCCGCAGGCGGCTGGGCCACCTCCGCAGGGACCCCCGGGTGACGCTCACCGTGCTGGACGAGGGGTCCTGGTACACCCACGTGACCCTGGTCGGCCGGGTGGCGGAGCTGCGCGAGGACGAGGGACTGGCGGACATCGACCGGCTGTCCCGGCACTACCTCGGCAGGGAGTACCGGCGGCGCGACCGCGGCCGGGTCAGCGCGTGGATCGAGGTGGAGCGCTGGCATGGCTGGGGCGCCCTGAAGGACAACAACCAGGCGGTCTGA
- a CDS encoding ferredoxin, translated as MTWTIGVDSGTCMGSGICAALAPDLFRLEDAYAVPVRTEIAEDERALDAADSCPALAIVVRDGWRTVGPRP; from the coding sequence ATGACCTGGACGATCGGGGTCGACTCCGGGACGTGCATGGGTTCGGGCATCTGCGCGGCCCTCGCCCCGGACCTGTTCCGGCTGGAGGACGCGTACGCCGTACCGGTCCGCACCGAGATCGCCGAGGACGAGCGGGCCCTGGACGCGGCGGACTCCTGCCCGGCGCTCGCCATCGTCGTGCGCGACGGCTGGAGGACGGTCGGGCCCCGTCCCTGA